One stretch of Acidobacteriota bacterium DNA includes these proteins:
- a CDS encoding RNA polymerase subunit sigma-70, translating into MNKTPALIRSGASAVDTTEIQNPLLRRAVRGDKEAFAQLYDALAGPLYCFAFHMLGERAQAEDTVHEAFLTLLNAAKDFDEARGSLLNFALGITRKLVLRHLRWKLRWFTSQPEDLERFSRDGEASAQEKLELAEQVAAVRKGVASLPTKYREVITLCELCEMSYEAAAAQIGCSVGTVRSRLHRAHALLAEKLKQRFCREDKARPQMTEVATP; encoded by the coding sequence ATGAACAAAACGCCCGCTCTGATCCGGAGCGGCGCCAGCGCCGTGGACACGACTGAAATTCAAAACCCGCTCTTGCGTCGGGCTGTTCGCGGCGATAAAGAGGCTTTTGCGCAGCTTTATGACGCACTCGCTGGGCCGCTCTATTGTTTTGCGTTTCACATGCTGGGCGAGCGGGCCCAGGCTGAGGACACAGTGCACGAAGCTTTCCTCACACTGCTGAATGCAGCGAAAGATTTTGATGAGGCGCGTGGAAGCCTCTTGAACTTCGCTCTGGGAATTACGCGGAAGCTGGTGCTGCGTCATCTGCGCTGGAAGTTGCGATGGTTCACCTCCCAGCCGGAGGACCTGGAACGCTTCAGCCGTGACGGAGAAGCGAGTGCACAGGAGAAGCTGGAGCTTGCGGAGCAGGTGGCGGCAGTGCGGAAAGGCGTGGCGAGTCTGCCGACGAAGTATCGCGAAGTGATAACCCTGTGCGAGTTGTGCGAGATGAGCTATGAAGCCGCAGCCGCGCAGATCGGCTGTTCCGTGGGAACGGTGCGCTCGCGATTGCACCGCGCGCATGCATTGCTTGCGGAGAAACTGAAGCAGCGATTTTGCCGCGAGGACAAAGCAAGGCCACAGATGACGGAGGTGGCGACGCCATGA